A region from the Lentisphaera profundi genome encodes:
- a CDS encoding Gfo/Idh/MocA family protein produces the protein MTTRVAFIGSGFAQQHIAALAHIPEVEIAAICSRNEQTARQIIGDQNINYYPFENYLQMLQQEKLDAVYICLPPHLHGEIDIACAEHVKALFIEKPIALSLELADQLSQTFKKANSIVSVGYMNRYRPNIINAKNHFSKNPAILFNAAWSGELPPPYWWRRREMSGGQLTEQATHLIDSIRYISGEFKEVQAFSTSGFIDDVKDFNVDDAIVMNFQLESGAIGTVQTSCFSKEHGGGELGIYLELASREKTYRFHNHCMDLELQHSQANKEIFNSIDNPVLAENMAFFDAIKNGSHEAILSPYDDAVESLKVSLAADISIREKRSVALASL, from the coding sequence ATGACGACAAGAGTTGCTTTCATTGGCTCGGGCTTTGCACAACAACACATTGCTGCCCTAGCACATATCCCCGAAGTTGAGATTGCCGCTATCTGTAGCCGCAATGAACAAACCGCACGTCAAATTATTGGCGATCAAAATATCAATTATTATCCCTTTGAAAACTATCTTCAAATGCTTCAGCAGGAAAAGCTCGATGCAGTTTATATTTGCTTACCTCCCCACCTCCATGGTGAAATAGATATTGCCTGTGCAGAACACGTAAAAGCACTCTTCATAGAGAAGCCTATCGCACTCAGCTTAGAACTCGCTGATCAACTTAGCCAAACCTTCAAGAAAGCTAATAGCATTGTAAGTGTCGGCTATATGAATCGCTACCGCCCTAATATTATCAATGCAAAAAATCACTTTTCCAAAAATCCCGCAATCCTTTTCAATGCGGCTTGGAGTGGCGAACTTCCCCCTCCTTACTGGTGGCGAAGACGCGAAATGTCTGGTGGACAACTCACTGAACAAGCTACTCACTTGATTGATTCCATTCGCTATATCAGTGGTGAATTCAAAGAGGTACAAGCTTTTTCGACCAGTGGTTTTATTGATGATGTTAAAGATTTCAACGTAGATGATGCCATTGTCATGAACTTCCAACTCGAAAGTGGCGCCATTGGGACAGTACAAACTTCATGCTTTAGCAAAGAGCACGGCGGAGGCGAACTCGGTATCTACCTAGAGCTGGCCTCTAGAGAGAAGACCTATCGTTTCCATAATCACTGCATGGACCTAGAACTTCAGCATTCTCAGGCCAATAAAGAGATTTTCAACTCTATTGACAATCCCGTTTTAGCTGAGAATATGGCTTTCTTTGATGCCATTAAAAATGGCTCTCATGAGGCTATTCTTTCTCCTTATGATGATGCCGTAGAAAGTCTAAAAGTAAGTCTTGCTGCCGATATCTCAATACGAGAAAAACGTTCGGTGGCCCTTGCGAGTCTCTAA